A DNA window from Enterobacter asburiae contains the following coding sequences:
- the msrA gene encoding peptide-methionine (S)-S-oxide reductase MsrA, whose protein sequence is MSLFDKKHLVSQTDALPGRNTPMPVATLHAVNNHSMTNVPEGMEIALFAMGCFWGVERLFWQLPGVYSTAAGYTGGYTPNPTYREVCSGETGHAEAVRVVYDPAVISYEQLLQVFWENHDPAQGMRQGNDHGTQYRSAIYPLTPEQDAAARASLERFQQAMREAGDTREVTTEITTAKPFYYAEDDHQQYLHKNPYGYCGIGGIGVCLPPQLA, encoded by the coding sequence GTGAGTTTATTCGACAAAAAGCATCTGGTTTCACAAACTGATGCATTACCGGGACGCAACACCCCTATGCCTGTGGCGACCTTACACGCCGTCAATAACCATTCCATGACAAACGTGCCGGAGGGAATGGAAATCGCCCTGTTCGCCATGGGCTGCTTCTGGGGCGTTGAGCGCCTCTTCTGGCAGCTGCCCGGCGTTTACAGCACGGCGGCTGGCTACACGGGCGGCTACACGCCGAATCCTACCTATCGCGAAGTCTGCTCCGGCGAAACCGGGCATGCGGAAGCGGTACGCGTGGTCTATGACCCTGCAGTCATCAGCTACGAGCAGCTCCTGCAGGTCTTCTGGGAAAACCACGACCCGGCGCAGGGCATGCGTCAGGGCAACGACCACGGCACACAGTACCGTTCGGCCATTTATCCGCTCACGCCCGAGCAGGATGCCGCCGCGCGCGCCAGCCTTGAGCGTTTCCAGCAGGCCATGCGTGAAGCGGGCGATACGCGCGAGGTGACGACGGAAATCACCACCGCGAAACCGTTCTACTATGCCGAGGACGATCACCAGCAGTATCTGCATAAAAACCCGTACGGCTACTGCGGTATCGGGGGCATCGGCGTCTGCCTGCCGCCACAGCTGGCCTGA
- a CDS encoding hemolysin family protein has translation MLNSILVILCLIAVSAFFSISEISLAASRKIKLKLLADEGNINATRILKMQENPGMFFTVVQIGLNAVAILGGIVGDAAFSPAFYSLFVKYMSVELAEQLSFILSFSLVTGLFILFADLTPKRIGMIAPEAVALRIINPMRFCLYVFRPLVWFFNGLANVIFRIFKLPMVRKDDITSDDIYAVVEAGALAGVLRKQEHELIENVFELESRTVPSSMTGRENIIWFDLHEDEQSLKNKVAQHPHSKFLVCNEDIDHIIGYVDSKDLLNRVLANQSLALNSGVQIRNTLIVPDTLTLSEALESFKTAGEDFAVIMNEYALVVGIITLNDVMTTLMGDLVGQGLEEQIVQRDDNSWLIDGGTPIEDVMRVLDIDEFPQSGNYETIGGFMMFMLRKIPKRTDSVKFSGYKFEVVDIDNYRIDQLLVTRIDNKPTVLVPKLPDAEEKVSA, from the coding sequence ATGTTAAACAGTATTTTAGTAATACTTTGTCTGATTGCCGTCAGCGCGTTTTTCTCGATATCTGAGATCTCGCTGGCCGCGTCCCGTAAAATCAAACTGAAGCTGCTTGCCGATGAAGGCAACATCAATGCCACCCGCATCCTGAAAATGCAGGAAAATCCCGGGATGTTCTTCACCGTGGTGCAAATTGGCCTCAACGCGGTCGCCATTCTCGGCGGTATCGTGGGTGATGCTGCGTTTTCTCCAGCGTTTTATAGTCTGTTTGTTAAGTACATGTCCGTTGAACTGGCCGAACAGCTGAGCTTTATCCTCTCCTTCTCGCTGGTAACCGGCCTGTTCATCCTCTTTGCAGACCTGACCCCGAAACGCATCGGTATGATTGCGCCAGAAGCTGTGGCTTTGCGTATCATCAACCCGATGCGCTTCTGTCTGTACGTGTTTCGTCCGCTGGTGTGGTTCTTCAACGGTCTGGCGAACGTGATTTTCCGCATCTTTAAGCTGCCAATGGTGCGTAAAGACGACATCACCTCTGACGACATTTATGCGGTGGTGGAAGCCGGCGCGCTGGCCGGGGTGCTGCGCAAGCAGGAGCACGAGCTGATTGAGAACGTGTTCGAGCTGGAATCCCGTACCGTGCCGTCTTCCATGACGGGCCGTGAAAACATTATCTGGTTCGATTTGCATGAAGATGAGCAGAGCCTGAAGAACAAAGTAGCGCAGCATCCGCACTCTAAGTTCCTGGTCTGTAATGAAGATATCGACCACATCATCGGTTACGTCGACTCCAAAGACCTGCTGAACCGCGTGCTGGCAAACCAGAGCCTGGCGCTCAACAGCGGCGTGCAGATCCGCAATACCCTGATTGTGCCGGACACCCTGACGCTCTCAGAAGCGCTGGAAAGTTTCAAAACCGCCGGGGAAGACTTCGCGGTTATCATGAACGAATACGCGCTGGTGGTGGGTATTATCACCCTGAACGACGTGATGACCACACTGATGGGCGACCTGGTTGGCCAGGGGCTGGAAGAGCAGATTGTTCAGCGTGACGATAATTCATGGCTGATTGATGGCGGCACACCGATTGAAGACGTGATGCGCGTGCTGGATATCGACGAGTTCCCGCAGTCCGGTAACTACGAGACCATTGGCGGCTTTATGATGTTTATGCTGCGTAAGATCCCGAAACGTACCGACTCGGTGAAGTTCTCCGGCTACAAGTTTGAAGTGGTGGATATTGATAACTACCGCATCGACCAGCTGCTCGTGACCCGCATCGACAATAAACCGACCGTACTGGTACCGAAGCTGCCGGACGCGGAAGAGAAGGTGTCGGCGTAA
- a CDS encoding DUF1107 domain-containing protein, with the protein MKIFQRYNPLQVAKYVKILFRGRLYIKDVGAFEFDKGKILVPKVKDKQHLSVMSEVNRQVMRLQTEMA; encoded by the coding sequence ATGAAAATTTTCCAACGCTACAACCCGCTTCAGGTGGCGAAGTACGTGAAGATCCTGTTCCGTGGACGGTTGTATATCAAGGATGTTGGCGCTTTTGAGTTTGATAAGGGCAAGATCCTTGTCCCAAAAGTGAAGGACAAACAGCACCTGTCTGTGATGTCCGAAGTCAACCGTCAGGTTATGCGTCTGCAGACTGAGATGGCTTAA
- a CDS encoding YtfJ family protein, with protein MTLRNILAAACLLLPLWASAHNIEKGERVPPVGIADRGELILDNDKFSYKPWNSAQLAGKVRVVQHIAGRTSAKEKNATLVEAIKAAKFPHDRYQTTTIVNTDDAIPGSGMFVRSSLESNKKLYPWSQFIVDSNGVTRKAWQLEEESSAIIVLDKEGRVQWAKDGALTQEEVQQVVDLLHKLLAQ; from the coding sequence ATGACCCTACGTAATATCCTTGCAGCAGCCTGCCTGCTGCTGCCGCTGTGGGCTTCCGCTCACAACATTGAAAAAGGAGAACGTGTACCGCCAGTCGGCATTGCTGACCGGGGAGAATTGATTCTCGACAATGATAAGTTTAGCTACAAACCCTGGAATAGCGCGCAGCTCGCGGGCAAAGTGAGAGTTGTACAACATATTGCCGGTCGTACATCCGCAAAAGAGAAAAATGCTACCCTGGTGGAAGCGATCAAGGCCGCAAAATTCCCTCACGACCGCTACCAGACGACCACCATTGTTAACACCGACGACGCCATTCCGGGCTCCGGGATGTTTGTACGCTCAAGCCTTGAGAGCAATAAAAAGCTCTACCCGTGGTCGCAGTTTATCGTCGACAGCAACGGCGTAACCCGTAAGGCCTGGCAGCTGGAAGAAGAAAGCTCCGCGATTATCGTGCTGGATAAAGAGGGCCGCGTACAGTGGGCGAAAGACGGCGCGTTAACCCAGGAAGAGGTGCAGCAGGTTGTCGACCTGCTGCATAAGCTGCTGGCTCAGTAA
- the cysQ gene encoding 3'(2'),5'-bisphosphate nucleotidase CysQ codes for MLDKICQLARDAGDAIMQVYDGSKPMEVVSKADDSPVTAADIAAHKVILKGLQALTPDIPVLSEEAPQSWDERQHWQRYWLVDPLDGTKEFIKRNGEFTVNIALIEKGKAVLGVVYAPVMKVMYSAAEGKAWKEECGVRKQIQVRDARPPLVVISRSHSDSELQEYLQQLGEHQTTSIGSSLKFCLVAEGHAQLYPRFGPTNVWDTAAGHAVAAAAGAHVHDWQGKPLDYTPRESFLNPGFRVSIY; via the coding sequence ATGCTAGATAAAATTTGTCAGCTCGCACGGGATGCGGGAGATGCCATCATGCAGGTATATGACGGCAGTAAACCTATGGAGGTGGTCAGCAAAGCCGACGACTCTCCGGTCACGGCGGCGGATATCGCGGCGCATAAGGTGATCCTGAAAGGATTACAGGCTTTAACGCCGGACATCCCCGTTCTGTCAGAAGAAGCGCCGCAAAGCTGGGACGAGCGCCAGCACTGGCAGCGTTACTGGCTGGTCGATCCGCTGGACGGGACAAAAGAGTTCATCAAGCGCAACGGTGAATTCACCGTCAATATCGCCCTGATTGAGAAGGGCAAAGCGGTGCTGGGCGTGGTCTACGCGCCGGTAATGAAGGTGATGTACAGCGCTGCAGAAGGGAAGGCGTGGAAGGAAGAGTGCGGCGTGCGCAAGCAGATCCAGGTGCGCGATGCGCGTCCACCGCTGGTGGTGATTAGCCGCTCGCACAGCGACAGCGAGCTGCAGGAGTACCTGCAGCAGCTGGGTGAACACCAGACCACCTCGATTGGCTCATCGCTGAAATTCTGCCTGGTGGCGGAAGGCCATGCGCAGCTCTACCCTCGTTTTGGGCCAACCAACGTCTGGGATACCGCGGCAGGTCATGCCGTTGCCGCGGCCGCCGGGGCGCATGTTCATGACTGGCAGGGCAAGCCGCTTGACTATACCCCGCGCGAATCCTTCCTCAACCCCGGCTTCCGCGTCTCTATTTACTGA
- a CDS encoding bifunctional 2',3'-cyclic-nucleotide 2'-phosphodiesterase/3'-nucleotidase: MIKFSATLLATLIAASVQAATVDLRILETTDLHSNMMDFDYYKDTPTEKFGLVRTASLIDAARGEVKNSVLVDNGDLIQGSPLGDYMATRGLKKGEIHPVYKAMNTLDYTVGNLGNHEFNYGLTYLHDALAGAKFPYVNANIIDVKTQKPLFTPYLIKETNVVDQDGKKQTLKIGYIGFVPPQIMTWDKANLDGKVTVNDITETARKYVPEMREKGADLVVVVAHSGLSADPYQAMAENSVYYLSEVPGVDAILFGHAHAVFPGKDFASIKGADIEKGTLNGVPSVMPGMWGDHLGVVDLVLNNDGGSWKVTQSKAEARPIYDAAAKKSLAAEDKKLVYVLKHDHDATREFVSKPIGKSADNMYSFLALVQDDPTVQVVNMAQKAYAEHFVQGDPDLAKLPVLSAAAPFKVGGRKNDPASYVEVEKGQLTFRNAADLYLYPNTLVVVKATGQEVKEWLECSAGQFNQIDPHSSKPQSLINWDGFRTYNFDVIDGVNYQIDVTQPAKYDGECQAINPQAERIKNLTFNGKAIDPNATFLVVTNNYRAYGGKFAGTGDSHIAFASPDENRSVLAAWISAESKKAGEIHPAVDNNWRLAPIHSDTKLDIRIETSPSDKAAAFIKDKAQYPMKKVATDDIGFAIYQVDLSK, encoded by the coding sequence ATGATTAAGTTTAGTGCAACGCTTCTGGCGACGCTGATTGCAGCAAGCGTACAGGCGGCGACGGTAGATCTGCGTATTCTGGAAACGACCGATCTGCACAGCAACATGATGGACTTCGATTACTACAAAGATACCCCGACGGAAAAATTCGGCCTGGTACGCACGGCAAGCCTGATCGATGCGGCGCGTGGCGAAGTGAAAAACAGCGTGCTGGTCGACAATGGCGATCTCATTCAGGGCAGTCCGCTCGGGGATTACATGGCGACCAGGGGGCTGAAAAAAGGCGAGATCCATCCTGTTTATAAAGCGATGAACACCCTGGACTATACCGTCGGCAACCTCGGTAACCACGAATTCAACTACGGTCTGACATACCTGCACGATGCGCTCGCCGGTGCGAAATTCCCGTACGTTAACGCCAATATCATCGACGTTAAGACGCAAAAGCCGCTCTTTACCCCTTACCTGATTAAAGAGACAAACGTCGTCGACCAGGACGGTAAAAAACAGACGCTGAAAATCGGCTATATCGGCTTTGTGCCGCCGCAGATCATGACGTGGGATAAAGCCAACCTCGACGGTAAAGTGACCGTTAACGACATCACCGAAACCGCGCGGAAATACGTGCCCGAAATGCGCGAAAAAGGCGCCGATCTGGTGGTCGTTGTCGCCCACTCGGGTCTCTCCGCCGATCCGTATCAGGCCATGGCAGAAAACTCCGTTTACTATCTGAGTGAAGTCCCAGGCGTCGACGCGATCCTGTTCGGCCACGCCCACGCGGTCTTCCCGGGCAAAGATTTCGCCAGCATCAAAGGAGCGGACATTGAGAAAGGGACGCTCAACGGCGTGCCTTCGGTGATGCCGGGCATGTGGGGCGACCATCTTGGCGTGGTGGATCTGGTGCTGAATAACGACGGCGGCAGCTGGAAGGTGACGCAGTCAAAAGCCGAAGCGCGCCCGATTTACGACGCTGCGGCTAAAAAATCTCTGGCGGCGGAAGATAAAAAACTGGTCTACGTGCTGAAGCACGATCACGACGCCACGCGCGAATTCGTCAGCAAGCCGATCGGCAAATCCGCCGATAACATGTACAGCTTCCTGGCGCTGGTGCAGGACGACCCGACCGTTCAGGTCGTCAACATGGCGCAGAAAGCCTATGCGGAACACTTTGTGCAGGGCGATCCGGATCTGGCAAAACTGCCGGTCCTGTCAGCGGCTGCGCCATTCAAGGTGGGCGGGCGTAAGAACGACCCGGCAAGCTATGTTGAAGTCGAAAAGGGCCAGCTGACCTTCCGTAACGCCGCCGATCTCTACCTCTACCCGAACACGCTGGTGGTGGTAAAAGCGACGGGCCAGGAGGTGAAAGAGTGGCTGGAGTGCTCTGCCGGACAGTTCAACCAGATTGATCCTCACAGCAGTAAACCGCAGTCGCTGATTAACTGGGACGGCTTCCGTACCTATAACTTCGACGTGATCGACGGCGTAAACTACCAGATTGACGTCACCCAGCCGGCGAAATATGACGGCGAGTGTCAGGCGATTAACCCGCAGGCGGAGCGCATCAAAAACCTGACCTTCAACGGCAAGGCGATCGACCCGAATGCCACCTTCCTGGTGGTGACCAATAACTACCGCGCCTACGGCGGTAAGTTTGCCGGTACGGGAGATAGCCACATCGCCTTTGCCTCGCCGGACGAGAACCGCTCGGTGCTGGCGGCGTGGATCAGCGCGGAGTCGAAGAAGGCGGGCGAAATTCATCCGGCGGTGGACAACAACTGGCGCCTCGCGCCGATCCACAGCGATACGAAGCTGGATATCCGCATAGAAACGTCGCCGTCCGATAAGGCAGCCGCGTTTATCAAGGATAAAGCCCAGTATCCGATGAAGAAGGTCGCAACGGATGATATCGGGTTCGCGATTTATCAGGTGGATTTGAGCAAGTAG
- a CDS encoding winged helix-turn-helix transcriptional regulator, translated as MKTSIPTLSEQMRDGNLFAEQCPSREVLKHVTSRWGVLILLALRQGTHRFSDLRRKMGGVSEKMLSQSLQALELDGFVDRVSYPVVPPHVEYSLTPLGIEVSEKVAALADWIEVNTPKVMANRDDRAA; from the coding sequence ATGAAAACATCGATACCGACGCTCAGCGAACAAATGCGCGATGGCAATCTTTTCGCGGAACAGTGCCCTTCACGCGAGGTGCTCAAACACGTGACCAGCCGCTGGGGTGTCCTGATTCTGCTGGCCCTGCGCCAGGGAACGCATCGCTTTAGCGATCTGCGCCGTAAAATGGGCGGGGTGAGCGAAAAGATGCTGTCCCAGTCACTCCAGGCGCTGGAGCTGGACGGGTTTGTCGATCGCGTGTCGTATCCGGTGGTGCCGCCGCACGTAGAGTATAGCCTGACGCCGCTGGGGATTGAGGTCAGCGAGAAAGTCGCTGCGCTGGCGGACTGGATTGAGGTGAATACCCCGAAGGTGATGGCGAACAGGGACGATCGTGCGGCGTAA
- a CDS encoding SDR family oxidoreductase has protein sequence MIAITGATGQLGHLVIEQLLKTVPASQIVAIVRNPAKAQALSQQGIVVRQADYTDEAAFTAALSGVDKLLLISSSEVGQRATQHQNVINAAKTAGVKFIAYTSLLHADNSPLGLHVEHVATEKALAASGIPYALLRNGWYTENYLASAPPALEHGVFIGAAGEGKIASATRADYAAAAAKVIAEEGHAGKVYELAGDHGWTLSELAAELSKQSGKPVTYQNLSEADFAAALKSVGLPAGLADMLADSDVGASKGGLFDDSHTLSKLIGRATTPLAQSIKAIL, from the coding sequence ATGATCGCGATTACCGGTGCTACCGGCCAGCTTGGCCATCTCGTTATCGAACAGCTGTTGAAAACCGTACCGGCCAGCCAGATTGTGGCCATCGTACGTAACCCGGCGAAAGCGCAGGCCTTAAGCCAGCAGGGAATTGTCGTTCGCCAGGCGGACTACACGGATGAAGCCGCATTCACCGCCGCGCTGAGCGGCGTGGATAAGCTGCTGCTGATCTCTTCCAGCGAAGTCGGCCAGCGCGCGACCCAGCACCAGAACGTGATTAACGCCGCCAAAACGGCAGGCGTGAAATTTATCGCCTACACCAGCCTGCTGCATGCGGACAACTCACCGCTGGGTCTGCATGTTGAACATGTTGCCACTGAAAAAGCGCTGGCGGCGTCCGGCATCCCTTATGCCCTGCTGCGCAATGGCTGGTATACCGAAAACTACCTGGCGAGCGCGCCGCCTGCGCTGGAACACGGCGTGTTTATTGGTGCGGCAGGCGAAGGCAAAATTGCCTCTGCCACCCGCGCCGACTATGCCGCGGCAGCCGCCAAAGTGATTGCTGAAGAGGGCCACGCGGGCAAGGTCTACGAACTGGCGGGCGACCACGGCTGGACGCTGAGCGAACTGGCGGCTGAACTCAGCAAACAGAGCGGGAAGCCGGTAACCTATCAGAATCTCAGTGAAGCGGATTTTGCCGCCGCCCTGAAAAGCGTCGGCCTGCCTGCAGGGCTGGCAGATATGCTGGCGGACTCGGATGTGGGTGCGTCCAAAGGGGGACTCTTTGACGATAGCCATACGCTGAGCAAACTGATCGGGCGCGCAACGACGCCGCTGGCGCAGAGTATTAAAGCCATTCTTTAA
- a CDS encoding beta-ketoacyl synthase: protein MDCKIEALLRTEVQAAGLLPQGFRPGDHYNSQFHPRALQMAIVGASDAINALGIPWREVQAKITPDRLGVYSGNIMGQLDDYGFGGMLQSRLKGHRVSAKQCPLGLNSMCADFLNAYVLGSVGHTSATLGACATFLYNLNAAVEDIKAGRIRVAVVGSAEAPVISEVIEGFDAMGALATESKLKHIDETETADWRNSSRPFGNSCGFVIAESSQYVVLMDDELALQLGAEIHGSVGNVFINADGFKRSIASPGPGNYITMAKAVASAVSMTGIETVQKGSFIQAHGSSTPKNCVSEADIFDRVAQAFSIRDWPVTAVKSYLGHSLGPASGDQLIGCLGVFRYGILPGIKSVSHIAPQVNNARLTIPLQDCKLEEGQGQIAFINSKGFGGNNATGVVYSPKLTHQWLRKRYGDAVFADYQQRNRQVRRQANAYDEAASQGELNVIYLFGQQGINEEDIKIDMNGITIPGFEKPITYATDKEYPDF, encoded by the coding sequence ATGGACTGTAAAATTGAGGCGTTGCTGCGCACGGAGGTTCAGGCTGCAGGGCTTTTGCCGCAGGGATTCCGCCCGGGCGACCATTACAATTCGCAGTTCCATCCGCGGGCGTTACAAATGGCGATTGTCGGAGCGTCAGACGCCATCAACGCGCTGGGGATCCCGTGGCGAGAGGTACAGGCCAAAATCACGCCGGATCGGCTCGGCGTCTATTCGGGCAATATCATGGGGCAGCTCGACGATTATGGCTTTGGCGGAATGCTGCAGTCGCGCCTGAAAGGCCATCGCGTCAGCGCAAAACAGTGCCCGCTGGGCCTGAACAGCATGTGCGCCGATTTCCTCAATGCGTATGTGCTGGGTAGCGTCGGTCATACCAGCGCCACGCTGGGGGCGTGCGCCACGTTTCTGTATAACCTGAATGCGGCAGTTGAGGATATCAAAGCGGGGCGCATTCGCGTAGCCGTCGTTGGCAGCGCCGAAGCGCCGGTCATCTCAGAAGTGATTGAAGGATTCGATGCCATGGGCGCCCTGGCAACGGAGAGCAAGCTTAAGCACATTGATGAAACGGAAACGGCCGACTGGCGCAACAGCAGCCGCCCGTTTGGCAACAGCTGCGGTTTTGTTATCGCAGAATCCAGCCAGTATGTCGTGTTAATGGACGACGAGCTGGCGCTGCAGCTTGGCGCAGAGATCCACGGTTCGGTGGGGAATGTCTTCATCAACGCTGACGGCTTTAAACGCTCTATTGCGTCACCGGGGCCGGGGAATTACATCACCATGGCGAAAGCCGTAGCCTCTGCGGTATCGATGACCGGGATAGAGACGGTGCAGAAGGGATCGTTTATTCAGGCGCACGGCTCAAGCACGCCGAAGAATTGCGTCTCCGAGGCGGATATTTTTGACCGCGTTGCGCAAGCTTTTTCGATTCGCGACTGGCCGGTGACGGCGGTGAAATCGTACCTCGGTCACTCCCTGGGCCCCGCCAGCGGCGACCAGCTGATCGGCTGCCTCGGCGTCTTCCGCTATGGTATTTTGCCGGGAATTAAAAGCGTGTCCCACATCGCGCCGCAGGTGAACAATGCGCGCTTAACCATTCCTCTTCAGGACTGCAAATTAGAGGAAGGCCAGGGACAAATCGCCTTTATTAATTCAAAAGGCTTTGGCGGTAATAATGCCACGGGGGTGGTTTACTCGCCAAAGCTTACCCATCAATGGTTGCGCAAACGCTATGGGGACGCGGTGTTTGCGGATTATCAGCAGCGTAATCGGCAGGTGCGACGTCAGGCTAACGCCTACGACGAGGCTGCGTCGCAGGGTGAACTCAATGTCATTTATCTTTTCGGCCAGCAGGGGATAAATGAGGAAGATATTAAGATTGATATGAATGGCATCACCATTCCCGGATTTGAAAAACCGATAACGTACGCGACGGATAAAGAATACCCGGACTTTTAA
- a CDS encoding GlxA family transcriptional regulator, protein MTNTQIGFVLCERMLSSGLSLPIEMWKAAASSYLAEQKTTSHAGTHKPEKSPFRLCRPENILKVNTIGINSEPILTHSGFSITADTTLAADRHYDVIYLPALWRNPRAVVRQQPELLEWLTEQAARGTRIAAVGTGCCFLAESGLLNGKPATTHWHYFKQFSRDYPSVKLQTKHFLTQADNIFCAASVKALSDLTIHFIETIYGKRVATHTQRTFFHEIRSQFERQCYSEENKPHPDEDIVQIQIWIKDNCASDISMQNLADMAGMSLRNFNRRFKNATDMSPLQYLLTARIESAMTMLQSTNLCIQEIANAVGYQDIAHFNRQFKHKTTVSPGDYRKTVRAKMFSA, encoded by the coding sequence ATGACAAATACACAAATAGGATTTGTGTTATGTGAACGCATGCTAAGTTCCGGTCTCAGTCTTCCGATTGAAATGTGGAAAGCGGCAGCCAGTAGCTATTTAGCTGAGCAAAAAACAACATCCCACGCAGGCACGCACAAACCGGAGAAGTCGCCCTTCAGGCTCTGTCGCCCGGAGAATATTCTGAAGGTGAATACCATTGGCATAAACAGCGAGCCCATCCTGACGCACAGCGGCTTTAGCATTACCGCCGATACCACCCTTGCCGCAGACAGGCACTATGACGTTATCTATCTTCCTGCCCTGTGGCGCAACCCTCGCGCGGTGGTCAGACAACAGCCTGAACTTCTGGAATGGCTGACCGAGCAGGCCGCGCGAGGAACCCGCATCGCCGCCGTCGGAACGGGCTGCTGTTTTCTGGCGGAGTCGGGATTGCTCAACGGAAAGCCTGCCACCACCCACTGGCACTACTTCAAACAATTCTCGCGCGACTACCCCAGCGTAAAATTACAGACAAAACATTTTCTCACTCAGGCCGATAATATTTTCTGCGCCGCAAGCGTTAAGGCCCTGTCAGATCTGACGATCCATTTTATAGAAACGATATACGGGAAACGTGTAGCCACACATACTCAACGGACATTTTTCCATGAAATTCGTAGCCAGTTTGAACGCCAATGTTACAGTGAAGAAAACAAACCCCATCCGGATGAAGATATTGTTCAAATTCAAATCTGGATAAAAGACAACTGCGCCTCGGATATATCCATGCAGAATCTTGCAGATATGGCTGGCATGAGTTTGCGCAACTTTAATCGCCGCTTTAAAAATGCCACCGACATGTCCCCACTGCAGTATTTATTAACCGCCAGAATTGAATCCGCCATGACAATGCTGCAATCCACCAATCTGTGTATTCAGGAGATTGCAAATGCGGTTGGATATCAGGATATTGCGCACTTTAATCGCCAGTTTAAGCATAAAACAACGGTTTCACCGGGGGATTACCGTAAGACCGTCCGGGCAAAGATGTTTAGTGCATAA
- a CDS encoding AraC family transcriptional regulator, whose translation MQGVPEQFNDERDSARFRHLAQLPGLELYHAHISDYAFEPHTHEAFGIGTIETGAERFRYRGTQHLAAEKSVVTMNPDEIHTGESATEGGWRYRMVYIEPDLLEEVTGLRHWWFSDVTRHDPLRSQQIGRLIYGLWHTDDPLAQKGLLLDLIETFQPLAHHAPVIQEGAHRFERVREYLHDNYMHSLTLDELASVVSLSPYHFQRQFKAHFHVTPHQMLMAIRLWRAKAFLTHGMPAAEVAAATGLTDQSHLTRAFTRRYGITPVRYQKQVTRR comes from the coding sequence GTGCAAGGCGTACCTGAACAGTTTAATGATGAAAGAGACAGCGCGCGCTTTCGCCATCTGGCGCAGCTGCCGGGCCTGGAGCTTTATCACGCGCATATTTCTGACTACGCCTTTGAGCCGCACACCCATGAAGCCTTCGGGATCGGCACGATTGAAACCGGTGCCGAACGCTTTCGCTATCGCGGTACCCAGCATCTCGCGGCGGAAAAATCCGTCGTCACCATGAACCCGGACGAGATCCATACCGGCGAATCCGCCACCGAAGGCGGCTGGCGCTACCGGATGGTCTATATCGAACCCGATCTGCTGGAAGAGGTGACCGGCCTCCGGCACTGGTGGTTTAGCGATGTCACGCGTCATGACCCGCTGCGCTCGCAGCAAATCGGCAGGCTGATTTACGGATTGTGGCATACGGACGATCCGCTTGCGCAAAAAGGATTACTGCTGGATCTGATTGAGACCTTCCAGCCGCTGGCCCATCACGCGCCGGTGATTCAGGAAGGCGCGCACCGCTTCGAACGCGTGCGCGAGTACCTGCACGACAACTACATGCACTCCCTGACGCTGGACGAGCTGGCCAGCGTCGTTTCGCTGAGCCCGTACCATTTCCAGCGCCAGTTCAAAGCCCATTTTCACGTTACGCCGCACCAGATGCTGATGGCCATTCGCCTCTGGCGCGCTAAAGCGTTCCTCACCCACGGCATGCCAGCCGCCGAAGTGGCAGCCGCGACCGGGCTGACCGACCAGTCCCACTTAACCCGCGCGTTTACCCGCCGCTACGGCATTACGCCCGTGCGCTACCAGAAGCAGGTCACCCGGCGCTAA